aacaaacaaaaccaaacacattaCTGGAAAAGGAATGCATGAGGCCAGGAATACAattcagcttccttttttttttttttcttttttttttttctttttttttttccctattttctttttttccgtgtaatgaaaaatatgctaAGGAGTCAGGATAGTACATCCAACTTCAAGAGAAGTTGGTAAATCTGTCCTCCAGTTTCTCACAAAGCGGTCTACACCCTGGTAGTCTGGGTACTTTCTGGATGTGTGTGCAGCgtgttttttaatctccttaGGCTGTGATAGAAGCTGAATGTGCCACCGCATCTTGTATGTAAGCTCAAGCTGCCAGTAGACTATTAAAGCAGATAGGGGAATCCCTTCTTCTGGGAGTGCCTCTTGAAGGACAAGAGTGGGTCAAACTCCACTTCTTTAAGGAGCAAGTGAGGGCCCTTTCTAGCAGAAAAAGATGCAATCCCTGCTTCTTGAGAGTTATGTCTACATAGCTGAAAGTCACGAGGCCAGTTGTATTCAAATAAAGactttgaaaacctttttttttatttttttattattattattattatttttatcaccaGACAATAATAAGTGGTTCTCTGCTGAGTCCTTGTGGTTCAGGATCATTATTTTTGGGTGACTAACTCAGCTCACATGTTATACAGAGTTTTGGCTcctaattttgcttttgtagatACCCCATTATTATCTAAGCTCTTGTATGAATCTATCTCATGGTCAACCCCCAACTTACTCACTGTCTAGGCTTATGGAGACAGGTGGctgaaaaagatgcaaagagGCAGCATGAAACTGGGGACTAAGTATAGCACTAAGAGAAGCATTTGaatatcacaaaaaaataatgatgaataaataataaGGAGTGATGCTTTACCTTAAAAACCCCACagatttcctgaaaataaaggcCTTGCTCTGCCAGCCTTCTcaggaagaaatgcagattATTCTGATTATAGCAACTGTTGTCAGAGAAAAGTACAACTTGGTGTGAGTAGGAGAATGAGAAATATGCGGAGGCTATGCATATAGCAGAACTCAAAAATGACATGACATTCATATGAATATCAAGAATATTCAGTATTATCACAATTAATGGTGAAAAAGAACTGTTGAAAGAGTGTTAAATCTTGTGCCTCAAGGACAACCTCTAACAACAAAACCCAGGAGGACGTTTAATAGGGCAATGCAGATTATCCCATGTCTTTTCCTAAAAGAACTTTACTTCTTTCCCTGAAGTACCTGATGGTGGTCAGTATCAGAGATCAGATGCTAAACTGGAAGGATCTTCTGTCTGTAATCCCTGGAaaggctgtattttaaaaagttggtACATCTGATGTCTAGGTTCTTTTAATGAAGTATAAATTTAGAAACCTCCTTCTGAATTAAGCATTTTAGGTGGCAGAGTTAATGTTATATCAATTTGAATGAAAGAAcctagaataaaatagaaagggaaaagattaatatttgaaaattagaaAGTAATTTTCAGTAACACAGGTGGACGGGTGGttgaaaaatgtataaattaagacctacaggaaaaaaaaatctacctcaTAAAGAAAGCATTAGGAGTGAtataataatttacattttacataaGTGAcattctttttacattttccccACATTTTACTAAAGGTTACATCCCTATAAGCACACAATTCCAACTGCTATCACTTTGCATTGATATTGATGAGGACTGCAGGCACTCAGCATCTCTCTGTAGGTGTTTGTCGTGTTAGACCTGGCCTTTGTTTTCACAGCCagcaaagcaacagcaaaaattgcatgggctgcagggaagcagaATTCATTCCTATCGGCCAGCCATAGCTTAGCAACAGGATTTATACTTCATGCATGCAGGGAGaatcttttgatttatttcaggtaaaaaaaaaaaaaaaaaaaaaaaaagtctttttttttcagaaatctctgtatacaaatatttgaaaaaatataagcaAGAGAGAGGCCCAGTCTCCTAAGCACATACATCCTTCCAGACCCTTGTCTGACCCCAAAGTTTCTCTCTCCTGTCACTGACCCATCTAATCACCTTTGTGCTGCTTTCTCAGGAACAGCTTGGGAAAACCCATCAGCTTTGCAATGTAATCTGAAGGtcaacacattttcattttcttggccAATTCTTTCTTTGACCAAGACTTAATATCAGGTCATTCAAAAAAGCTACATTTGATAAAGCAGTTGTCTTCAGAATTTcaaacagctttcaaaatgttGTGTAATTAACCACATGTCTTTATATCTAAGTCTAAGAGGaattagaactttttttttttttttttttttttgtacagaataacacaagaagtttatttttgtttaacagcaaagaagaaatattgGCAACGTCTGATGATGACACGTGGAATAATTCAAGGACTTCAGGTAAAACACCTGGCTTAATTAGTTTTCCTTACTGCtcttgttaattaaaaacatactgTAACAAACAATCCCATGGAAGTTATTCAAGTATGTTTTTGTTAACTCTTCAGACAAAAACATCCCAGAGATTGTTTATTCACAAGCAGAAGACAAAGAGACTGAACCAgctaatgaaaatataaaagataaaaatgcagaatacaACCAGGGTGATCACgaagatgatgaaaaagaatTAGAGTTGCTGGTAAGTGTTATACAATTATATCTATGGTTTTAAATGATATGAATCCATTTACTCTTCAAAGCTGGTGAAATGTCCCCTTTTAACAGAGCTGACTGATGTACTAATTTACAAATGTAAAGCTTTGGTCTGTACTTTCATTGAATCTCTAACTGATTCAACAATAGAAGGTGCTTTGATTTCAGCATAGTGCATCAACTTTTTCTGGTCTTAAATTAATGATTTCTCCCTTTTACTTCTTTACCAGAGGCTCTAAGTGACAGTTTGAAGGAATTAGATAACTAATATTTCAAAGATCTCTCATCCTAGTCTCTAGGAGGGATATATTCTTACATAAATGCTTTATATTTGGtataattcttttatttatggTACCgttatccttttattttttttcaacagataTCTTTGTAATGTGCtatatgtaaaaaatacatatatctatTATATAACAGTTTTTTCTATATCAGTATTTGGCATTAAATTTGTTATAATAAATTTCACACTCAGTGAACATTCAATCTAtttggatttgtgtgtgtgcatgtgtgtggtttggcttgcatttttcagtatgaaaaaaatggcaataaatgAGACATGCAGCAATCTATTATTCTCAGTGTCTGTTCTCAGCTCATATCATTTAGGTGCATAGATTCATAATAATAGATTATAATAACTATCACCtgtgaaaatgtgaatgttGAATCAGGAGAGGAAGATgagaaccatttttttcccttattgaTATATAGAGAATAAATTTGTcttatatgaatatttttttcttgccttttctcaaaaaaaaagttccaaatTGTTGCTTATTGTGGGACATTTCACTGCCTGAAAGtcaatctctctctttctctctctttttcttttatgatgaaacataaaaaaaggAGGACCTCTAAAATCTCTTGTTCTCAGTCCACTCCGTTACAAAAAGCAGGATCAAATATAACCGTTTGTTTATCAATTGCCAGGATTGTCTGTACAATAAATGAAGGGGGAGCTATAATTTAGATGTTAATTTGCACTATGCACTCTTTAATGAATTAAACAATGAAGGCTTATAATAGATGGAAATACAACCAAATCTTTGAAACGCATAGGCATTGGCTCACAAGACAGCTGTGCAGTTGACAAGTAACATGAGCCTTATGTGAGAAGAAGGGGAAATCGTAAGATTTGCATATAATTATTGAGATCATGCAAATGTCAGTtatgaggaggggaaaaaaacacaggcatCTCACTGTTAAATCCTGACAGTTGGCATCACCGAAGAACTCAAATACACTTGAGCACCGGTTGGCAGAGGgtcattaaaacagaatttgcagAGACATTAGCTCCCTCACTTTTCTTTGAGTGACGTTTTACTATTAATAGTTTGCAGAGGCTTTGCAGAAAACATATTAATAAGAGAAACTGTAATGGGGGTATCTACAGCAAGTGCAAATGCATAAAGGGGTACCCAAGAAGCTAGCCTCTAATTGATCAGCTAGTGTTATCACTGTGACTATGCTAAAGTGAGAAGAGAGTGCAATGACAAGCAGGCATAGCTGAATAATACAATATAGTATTTGGAAGCTGTGAGGGAGAGTGATTAGTTTCTGGCCTTTTACTTTGCTAATCTAATTTCCAACTCATGTCTTACTAGATTGTCTAAAAACAGTCTGGTTGAAGCCTATAAAATGGTCCCTGagagaaatgaagcaaagatAATCCTTACAGTATTTGTCAGTGTGAAATATGTCTTTGTTTTACTGGACAATACTGTACATTATCAGGCTTTGATGTACTGTATCAATGCCCTCATTTAAGCACCAGTCCTCCCCCCTCCAATGCCTCCCTCTCTCCAAACCTAGAACCAAATGTGCAGAGAATGAATTAGCTTCCCTTTAAGGGAATATTCTCTTCAGATTTAATTTGTATAAAATGCACTAGCAGCTTACTGAACTCATGAATAAAGAGAGAGGGTTCtgaattctattttatttcctgctccTTTCAACACCACCATAAAGCTCATTACctatgttaaaaaatacatacaatgCAAATTTTGCAAATAGTTTGGAACACGATTCCATAAAAGCTTTGTTACTGAAAACATAACTTTCAATAACAAAATCCTGCCTCATTCATTTGGCATATTTTTGTAAAGGGCTTTTTGATCattcttttctattctattGTTTCAGCTAAATCAGCACTTCACAGGAGCTAAAGGTACCTCTACCAGAGATGAAAAGAATTTAGACACAACAGAACCAGTTAATTTTCCAAGTGAAACTGAAAGATTGGAGAAAAAGCTAACCTGTAGAGAAGGAAGCAGTGACTTGCTGAGGCACCCTGTGCCTACTGGTTCCTCATCTGAAAATACTTCACAAGAGAtaggaaaagaattaaaagataaTGCTATGTATTCCATAAGAGATTATAATAATCAGCCATTAGGAAAGGAAGTCACTGCTGGCTCGGCAAACAGAAGCAAGCAATCTTGGGATCGTACTGGTACCAGTGATAGCCTTTcatcaacaaaatattttcctggaaCAAAGCAGAATGAGGCTATTGATATTGTGGCTACTATCTCAAGCCAAAAAGGAGAGAGCCACATAGATATTTCAAGAGGTGAAACAGATAGTGCCTCAGGAAGTAAGATGATGGAGAGGTTATTCGTCAGTGAGGATGCTGCTGATACCTCAAAAGAGTCCTGTGAAATGAGACCAAAAACCATTTCTTCAGTGCATGATGAATCCATGCAATTAAATACGTGCATAACAGAAATGCTGGATGGCAATGCTAATCCAGATCCAGAGCATCAGGCGCCGCAAACGACTCACCAAACTCTGGATTCATTGTTGTCAGCCACTgacaaaaatgaaggaaaaatcaaGATGATTGAAAGCAAAGTTCTGGTACATTTAAAAGGAGATTTATATGCCGACACTTTTGCAAATGCTGATGTCTCAGTAGATTCCACAAAAAGccaatacacacacacaaaaggagCTGGTGAAATGTCAGAAAAGAACTATAGCACTgataaagagaaggaaaagaaagtcatCGAAGTAGCAGACTTAGCACTAATTGGAGAGGAGGAAGCACCCAAGTTTTTCaaatcacagagaaaacatACTACTAAAACCTTCAACACATCATCCCTGCCTGCTGAAGGCAACAAGTATGCACCTGGGCCTGAGCAAGCAGATCCCAGGGCTTGCTCCCCAGGGcatgaaagcagagctgaagacaCTCAGGAACACAGAGGATTCACAAGGTTAGAAGACAGAGGAAAGTCAGACAACAGAAATAAGGGAAAACTGATAGGGAAGGAAAGTGAAGCAAATGCCACAGAACAGGCATGGATACAAGAAGATAGTGGGGTTCGGTGGGAACCGCGGGGTGATGCAAGGTCTCAAAGTACGGTTTACACAAAAGAGCTGTTTACCTGCCAAGAGATAGAGAGCTGTGAAAAGTCTCCTGTCTCTGAGCATGGTATTACAGGGAAAGCAGAGGCAGGTACAGCttatataattaaaacaacatCAGAAAGTGCTCCAGAAAAAATGTCTGCCAGTGAAAAAGCAGTAATTGCTAAGCTACCTCAAGAGACTGCACTAAGTGACAGGcccacagaggaaaaggaaacagcGTTTGATACACATGAAGGGAGAAATGATGGTTCACATTATGCTCTTTGTCAACTCAACACAGTGGGTGTATTATATGACACCGAATTTGAAAAGGAATCAGTTTTAGATATTTATAATGCACGCGTACATGAAAcactgcaaagagaaatgaTGTCTGTATGCAATAGCAGGGAAAAACGTGCCAAAGCAAAATCAGACATTGGTAATATTCTACCTGTAGGAGAAGCCATAAAGGCTTCTGCTATGGGAAAGAAAGATGGCTTGGGGCAGGGTTTATATTCAGAAGAAGTATCTAAATGTTCCTTGAGCACCCAAAAGCACCTATACAGTGAGGAAGTGGAAGAGCTCTATAGGGAAGAAAGCTACCTTGGAACGCCTTCCTATCTGCATGctaaagctgaaacaaaaatgtcatcCTCTGGTACAAACACTATGCCCAGTTACCACTATAAAAGCTCTTCAGTGGCATCTTCTGAAGGGTTCACTGTGGCAGGAGACATGGACCATCCATATATTCACGCTGATTTCAAAGTCGTTGAAAAGGTTTTTGCTGAGTCAGGATGTGATTTAAGTCTACCAAATGAAATGATATGTATTAACAAAAACCTCTTTCctgaagctggaagaaaagaagtaCCTTCCACTTCAGACACAGCCATTTctagagaagaaagaagaaagaatatagGTCAATGTTTCCATCAAGCAGAATTCAAACCAGAGAAGTCACTGAGGCCAGAAATTTCAATTAGTGAGCCTACCAAAGAAGTTGGCAGGAGGGGCTCTGATTCTGACCGTTTAATAACTGAGGGGAAAACACTAAATTGGCTTGATGACTCACAGAATGAAAAGCAGCATATTTCTCATTCTGCAGATATTTCTGACCAGAAAAGTGAAGCACATATGCTGCCCAGTGAATCTCCAGGTTTAAAACATATTGGttgcaaaatcttttatttcttcttctttcttgtgTTTGCTGCAACACTCTATCACTATGATTTGATGGTTTGTCTTGCACTCTACCTGTTCTCCTTGTATTGGTTATactgggaaggaggaagaagcaa
The nucleotide sequence above comes from Oxyura jamaicensis isolate SHBP4307 breed ruddy duck chromosome 1, BPBGC_Ojam_1.0, whole genome shotgun sequence. Encoded proteins:
- the PPP1R3A gene encoding protein phosphatase 1 regulatory subunit 3A; the protein is MESFEGPSRVSKANLLEVPTVNDFSSEDEDVKPDIKHRFSPLPRRRNSASSEEEEADTPTTIARKVSFADAFGFDLVSVKEFDTWEVPNTAQNNDLEDEVFPQEEFFLSQLFTLPASQEELLQKVREQKVLLESIVFLPGITCMNGIIRVLNISFEKLVYVRMTLDDWVSYYDILAEFMPNSCGSETDQFCFKISLVPPYQRDGAKVEFCIRYETSIGTFWANNDDKNYTLICHKKENVSKLDNKPHREATDRHLKGCLKTTPSSKEEILATSDDDTWNNSRTSDKNIPEIVYSQAEDKETEPANENIKDKNAEYNQGDHEDDEKELELLLNQHFTGAKGTSTRDEKNLDTTEPVNFPSETERLEKKLTCREGSSDLLRHPVPTGSSSENTSQEIGKELKDNAMYSIRDYNNQPLGKEVTAGSANRSKQSWDRTGTSDSLSSTKYFPGTKQNEAIDIVATISSQKGESHIDISRGETDSASGSKMMERLFVSEDAADTSKESCEMRPKTISSVHDESMQLNTCITEMLDGNANPDPEHQAPQTTHQTLDSLLSATDKNEGKIKMIESKVLVHLKGDLYADTFANADVSVDSTKSQYTHTKGAGEMSEKNYSTDKEKEKKVIEVADLALIGEEEAPKFFKSQRKHTTKTFNTSSLPAEGNKYAPGPEQADPRACSPGHESRAEDTQEHRGFTRLEDRGKSDNRNKGKLIGKESEANATEQAWIQEDSGVRWEPRGDARSQSTVYTKELFTCQEIESCEKSPVSEHGITGKAEAGTAYIIKTTSESAPEKMSASEKAVIAKLPQETALSDRPTEEKETAFDTHEGRNDGSHYALCQLNTVGVLYDTEFEKESVLDIYNARVHETLQREMMSVCNSREKRAKAKSDIGNILPVGEAIKASAMGKKDGLGQGLYSEEVSKCSLSTQKHLYSEEVEELYREESYLGTPSYLHAKAETKMSSSGTNTMPSYHYKSSSVASSEGFTVAGDMDHPYIHADFKVVEKVFAESGCDLSLPNEMICINKNLFPEAGRKEVPSTSDTAISREERRKNIGQCFHQAEFKPEKSLRPEISISEPTKEVGRRGSDSDRLITEGKTLNWLDDSQNEKQHISHSADISDQKSEAHMLPSESPGLKHIGCKIFYFFFFLVFAATLYHYDLMVCLALYLFSLYWLYWEGGRSKESVKKE